The genomic window TCGCCGGCGGCTGGGTCGCGGGACCGTGGGCGGGCAAGCTGCTGTTCGGTTCGAAGTTCAACCTCGGTCGGGGCGACGTCGCGCTGCTCGCAACCGGCAGCGGGCTGTTCATCCTCTCGCTCACGATGTCGCAGGCGATCATTGCCCTCTCGGGACACGCGCTCACGATGTACGCGTGGCTCGTCGGCCTCATCACGTTCCTCGTCGCGACCGCGGTCTCGACGCACGAGCTGTTCCTGCGGGTCGAGCTCGGTTCGATCGCGGGCGCGGCCGCGAGCCTGTTCGTGATGGCGCTCTTCTTCGTGCGCCGGGTCCGCAAGGGTGTCGCGCCGACCGACCTCGTGCACCTCATCGAACAGCTCAACTACGAGCCCTTGGAGATCTGAGCTCGCTGGTCGGGCTCGCAAGCTCGCCCGCCTCGACGCCTCAGTCCCACCTCGGGCCGGCCGCAGCGCGACCCGCCCGTCCTCGCGGAACGGAACCGCGTCTCGCACGCTCGCCCTCCACTTTGCGACATCCAATGGCCCGTACGGGCATTCAGTGTCGAGAAGTAGCGGCTATCGGCGCTGCGTCTTGCGGCCGCGGCGTTCCCAGCGGCGGGCGCCGGCACCGACCATGACGTCGCGCACGCGGTCGGGGGCGAGCCGCAGCACGTGCCCGAACAGCCGCGCGTCCGGGCCGACGAGGTACCGCGCCTTCGGACGCCGTGCCGTCAGCGCGTGCTCGACCGCGTCCGCCACCTTGCTCGGCGGTACGCCGCGCTCGCGACTCTCGTCGATGAAGCCGCGCGACTGGTCGAGCAACCAGCCGTAACGATCGCGGCCCTCGCCGTCGAGCCGGCGCTCGAGGTCGGCGACGGTCGTGTCGGCCTTCTCCCAGATCGCGGTCGCGACCGCGCCCGGTTCCACGAGCGCGACGCGCACCTTCGTCTTGGCCCGCGCGAGCTCGTGGCGTTGCGTCTCGGCGAGCGCTTCGAGCGCGTGCTTCGACGCGCTGTACGGCGCGAGCCCGGGCGACGCGACGCGCCCGCCGATCGAGCCGATGTGCACGATGCGACCCGAACCCGCGCGCAGCAACGGCATCGCCGCACTCGTCATCGCGACGACACCGAACAGGTTCACCTCGAACACACCCCGCCAGTCGGCGTCGTCGAGGTACTCGACCGGACCGCCCGCGCCGACCCCGGCGTTGTTCACGAGACCCTGGAGCCCGTCACGCGCGATCTCGCCCTGGATCTCGGCGACCACGTCGGCGATCTGCTCGCGATCGGTCACGTCGAGACGGACGGGCCGCACATCGCCGGCGGCGCGCTCGCGCAGCCGGTCACCGTCCTCGGGCTTGCGCACGCCCGCGTAGACCCGCCACCCGCGCTCGGCGAGCCGCACCACACACGCCTCGCCGATGCCGGTCGAGGTCCCCGTCACGAGCGCATTGGGCATGCGCCACTCTCATCCACGCCCGCCCTCGGGGCAAGCGCCGCTCGCGTTCGACGAGCCTCCAATACCGCTCGGAGGGATCGACGGCACCTCAATCGCGACCGTCCCGACCGATCACGCGACCGGGCGGATGCGCCCGGTCTCGACGTCGAACACGAACCCCGCGACGTCGTCGGAGACGACGAACGGCGACCGCTGCAAGCGCGCGATGGATTCGCGCACGCTCGCGTCGGCATCTTGGAACGCCTCGATCGCGAAGCCGGGCCGCTCCCCCGTCGCGGCTTCGAGCTCCGACGCGAACTCGTCGTCACGCAGCTTCGTCATCCCGCAGTCCGTGTGGTGCACGAGCACGATGCCCTTCGTGCCGAGCTTGCGCTGCGAGATCGCGAGCGAGCGGATCACGTCGTCGGTGATCACCCCACCGCCGTTGCGGAGCACGTGCGCGTCGCCGACCTCGAGCCCGAGCAGCGCGAAGAGATCCATGCGGCTGTCCATGCACGCGACGATCGCGAGCGCGCGGCGCGGCCGCAGCGGCCGCGCACCCGGGAATCCATGCTCGACGTAGCGCGCGTTCGCGGCGATCAACTCGTCGGAGAGACTCATGGCCCC from Acidimicrobiia bacterium includes these protein-coding regions:
- a CDS encoding SDR family oxidoreductase, with translation MPNALVTGTSTGIGEACVVRLAERGWRVYAGVRKPEDGDRLRERAAGDVRPVRLDVTDREQIADVVAEIQGEIARDGLQGLVNNAGVGAGGPVEYLDDADWRGVFEVNLFGVVAMTSAAMPLLRAGSGRIVHIGSIGGRVASPGLAPYSASKHALEALAETQRHELARAKTKVRVALVEPGAVATAIWEKADTTVADLERRLDGEGRDRYGWLLDQSRGFIDESRERGVPPSKVADAVEHALTARRPKARYLVGPDARLFGHVLRLAPDRVRDVMVGAGARRWERRGRKTQRR
- a CDS encoding carbonic anhydrase, yielding MSLSDELIAANARYVEHGFPGARPLRPRRALAIVACMDSRMDLFALLGLEVGDAHVLRNGGGVITDDVIRSLAISQRKLGTKGIVLVHHTDCGMTKLRDDEFASELEAATGERPGFAIEAFQDADASVRESIARLQRSPFVVSDDVAGFVFDVETGRIRPVA